In Polyangia bacterium, a genomic segment contains:
- a CDS encoding MopE-related protein, whose product MNRLSRALAVAGCLAAGLGVGCGKSKPGSPTTPTGAASQALHVISTPVNYAEVGEDLKYQAVLSKPGAAVWSLTSAPIGATIDQGGSLHWTPTADQGGAQDIAVHAALAGESVDQTVHVTAASTVLQASAQVDPASTNGALIAVDAPLSPIQGTAVQIDPGALPPGGSVAVTIGLMDHAPVPAAAKVAGVSPSDLRPVDFGPTGLAFQVPVKVHLPVTSAVLLKGRPEIQTYDYDTGKWQKVTVVSVDPDHGFVVGEIKHFSTYVVTPPSTVFNLQLGLGASGSSCAAALLVRPTLAATFEQIPASSVNGYKGQGATVADVLAGLAVGEALQVYTRVRAQAVAATGEQTAWVLASATRLPDGKLKVNVTTDSNGNSFLTTPPELDAADSEVAAWLSGGRVDLVFGGLGALDGGATADAEVSFYDVLGTDADRAPPQSANPFGSDSVTQAMLLPMANVDDDCDGAPNQWDPTPQGTPPPLLSGLPPSPVHTVVGSPAGFKIAANQNGVTFTWTASDPSVAVTTAVGGTVATAAPSLPGLFHLDVVGSNGTSSSRLRWDLVADPVSVQSANTPPHVFIGASATVVHPGEKVVLNAYGKDAEQAQLTFAWYADNAASLSAQLGSSVVFTATTPGDYKIGCIANDGIVNSTPATVVVSVISPMTDRPPSPPVVSPTSVVLQHAAGAPVTVVLQASSSDPDGDPLTYDFQPDPSLPPSFTLTKAGAMASFTSAENGFYLFYVTAQDNRGATSGWTPVKIQVMPTLPPMPVDVDKDGYPAGIDCNDNDPTIHPGAKEICGDNIDQNCDGRDLGAADCDVDGDRFSVNQGDCDDNNPSISPGAIERCDGIDNNCNGVVDEGFGLGVDCSAGVGACRVAANTICNASFNGVVCGGTPGLPKPETCDGIDNDCDGQIDDVTGAAGGDVSNCGGCNVKCAAPANSVAACVKGGCATTCSPGWIDTDHNPDNGCECQLTNGGVEICDGIDNDCNGSIDDGASMIFYDGPTGSMGVGICAPGTRVCQGGKLTTQRAQQVPVPEICDGLDNDCNGKVDDGFDLTSDPRNCGACGVNCGGGKCANGACMGVVGLPDAGVGGTSGSDGGTVVGGGGGSTGAGPSMLAICASATGSFCTDLAFDPANCGGCGKVCAAGAACSGGTCVDPTTACPSPKLLCKDNVDPNKIYCTDPMNDPGNCGGCGLRCPTGVCQAGVCQGGSGTTGGVDGGTSGGGTGTGDGGTSTMPIVCDAVKPIACQLNDNTWYCTDLKSDSANCGGCGKACPAGVACTGGQCAGGAVACTAPLSSCGSICTTLSDDPGNCGTCGTACAGGVCSAAMCQAPGGGKFGDPCKANTDCAVGTFCMDEKRFGWIGGACTAACDASRPCGNGQTCVVIGIEYGGFGTCRQSCGTDADCGNGGRGYLCTAGTCAPDCRTSADVCMNGQMCDATGHCITGTGLVCPQPMVTCSTATQTPYCTDVTQDPMNCGGCGKVCPGVCNGGVCQPSGVNLGTGLAACPGTNGAPVCANLYNDPSNCGACGITCQSGTYCQGGVCAAPPACPQATCVDAASGKRYCTDTAGDPGNCGACGVVCPGGTYCGAGACVPGTQPINCPAPAVMCADPTNTKVFCTRTDADPSNCGACGNVCPAGQGCANAVCVPGGTVPDGGTIGTCADPVAKPCPNATGSGYYCVYPQSDPGNCGGCGIACPSAICQNYACVPVGGAPDGGVANCTGSTKPCQTPNGTFFCANIVSDPGNCGGCGVICPANQYCNNAACTPNQTITCTDPAVPCKDPNGLLICVDLRADNNNCGACGKVCPANMHCAQSVCVTG is encoded by the coding sequence ATGAATCGTCTCTCTCGCGCGCTGGCAGTGGCGGGTTGTTTGGCAGCGGGTCTCGGGGTCGGGTGTGGCAAGAGCAAGCCTGGTTCGCCGACGACGCCCACCGGCGCCGCCAGCCAGGCCTTGCACGTCATCTCCACACCGGTGAACTACGCCGAGGTCGGCGAGGATCTGAAATACCAGGCGGTGCTGTCCAAGCCGGGCGCGGCGGTCTGGTCGCTGACGTCGGCACCGATCGGCGCGACCATCGATCAGGGCGGGTCGCTGCACTGGACCCCGACCGCCGATCAAGGCGGCGCCCAGGACATCGCCGTGCACGCCGCGCTGGCCGGCGAAAGCGTCGACCAGACCGTGCACGTCACCGCCGCCTCGACGGTGTTGCAGGCCAGCGCCCAGGTCGATCCGGCCAGCACCAACGGCGCGCTGATCGCGGTGGACGCGCCGCTGTCGCCCATCCAGGGCACGGCGGTGCAGATCGATCCAGGCGCGCTGCCGCCCGGTGGCTCGGTGGCGGTGACCATCGGCCTCATGGATCACGCGCCGGTGCCGGCGGCGGCCAAGGTGGCGGGCGTGTCGCCTTCGGATCTGCGGCCGGTCGACTTTGGACCGACGGGCCTGGCCTTCCAGGTGCCGGTCAAGGTGCACCTGCCGGTGACCAGCGCGGTCCTGTTAAAAGGACGACCGGAGATCCAGACCTACGACTACGACACCGGCAAATGGCAGAAAGTAACCGTGGTGTCCGTCGATCCGGACCACGGCTTCGTGGTCGGCGAGATCAAGCACTTTTCGACCTACGTGGTGACGCCGCCCTCGACGGTGTTCAATTTGCAGCTTGGTCTCGGCGCCAGCGGGTCCAGCTGCGCGGCGGCGCTGCTGGTGCGCCCGACGCTGGCGGCGACGTTCGAACAGATCCCGGCGTCGTCGGTGAACGGATACAAAGGTCAAGGCGCCACCGTCGCCGACGTGCTGGCCGGCCTGGCGGTGGGCGAGGCGCTGCAGGTTTACACGCGCGTGCGGGCGCAAGCCGTCGCCGCCACCGGCGAGCAGACCGCCTGGGTGCTGGCCTCGGCCACCCGGCTGCCCGACGGCAAGCTGAAGGTCAACGTCACCACCGACAGCAACGGCAACAGCTTCCTCACCACCCCGCCCGAGTTGGACGCCGCTGACTCCGAGGTGGCGGCCTGGCTGTCGGGTGGGCGCGTCGATCTGGTCTTCGGGGGCCTGGGCGCTCTGGACGGCGGCGCCACCGCCGACGCCGAGGTTTCGTTCTACGACGTGCTGGGCACCGACGCCGACCGCGCGCCCCCGCAAAGCGCGAACCCCTTCGGTTCCGACAGCGTCACGCAGGCGATGTTGTTGCCGATGGCGAACGTCGACGACGACTGCGACGGCGCGCCCAACCAGTGGGATCCGACGCCGCAGGGCACGCCGCCACCGCTTTTGAGCGGCTTGCCGCCCAGCCCCGTTCACACCGTGGTGGGCAGCCCGGCGGGCTTCAAGATCGCCGCCAATCAAAATGGCGTGACGTTCACCTGGACCGCCAGCGATCCGTCGGTGGCCGTCACCACCGCCGTGGGCGGCACGGTCGCCACCGCCGCGCCGTCCCTGCCGGGGTTGTTCCACCTCGACGTGGTCGGCTCGAACGGCACGTCGTCGTCGCGGCTGCGCTGGGACCTGGTCGCCGATCCGGTGTCCGTGCAATCGGCCAACACGCCCCCACACGTGTTCATCGGCGCCAGCGCCACCGTCGTCCACCCCGGTGAAAAGGTGGTGCTGAACGCCTACGGCAAGGACGCCGAGCAGGCGCAGTTGACGTTCGCCTGGTACGCCGACAACGCCGCCTCGCTGTCGGCGCAGCTAGGCAGCAGCGTGGTCTTCACCGCGACCACGCCCGGCGATTACAAGATCGGCTGCATCGCCAACGACGGCATCGTCAACTCGACGCCGGCGACGGTGGTGGTGTCGGTGATCTCGCCGATGACCGACCGGCCGCCCAGCCCGCCCGTGGTTTCGCCGACCAGCGTGGTCCTGCAGCACGCCGCCGGCGCGCCCGTGACGGTGGTGCTGCAAGCCAGCTCCAGCGATCCCGACGGCGATCCCCTGACCTACGATTTTCAGCCGGATCCGTCCCTGCCGCCGTCGTTCACCCTGACCAAGGCCGGGGCGATGGCCTCGTTCACCAGCGCCGAGAACGGTTTCTATCTTTTCTACGTCACCGCCCAGGACAACCGCGGCGCCACCAGCGGCTGGACGCCAGTGAAGATCCAGGTGATGCCCACGCTGCCGCCCATGCCCGTCGACGTGGACAAGGACGGCTACCCGGCCGGCATCGATTGCAATGACAACGATCCGACCATTCACCCGGGCGCCAAGGAGATCTGCGGCGACAACATCGATCAGAACTGCGACGGCCGCGATCTGGGCGCCGCCGACTGCGACGTCGACGGCGATCGCTTCAGCGTCAACCAGGGCGACTGCGACGACAACAACCCGTCCATCAGCCCGGGCGCGATCGAACGCTGCGACGGCATCGACAACAACTGCAACGGCGTGGTCGACGAAGGCTTTGGCCTGGGCGTCGACTGCAGCGCCGGCGTGGGTGCTTGCCGGGTGGCCGCTAACACAATCTGCAACGCCAGCTTCAACGGCGTGGTCTGCGGCGGCACGCCCGGCCTGCCCAAGCCCGAAACCTGCGACGGCATCGACAACGACTGCGACGGACAGATCGACGACGTGACCGGCGCGGCGGGCGGCGACGTCAGCAACTGCGGCGGCTGCAACGTCAAGTGCGCGGCGCCGGCCAACAGCGTCGCCGCTTGCGTGAAGGGCGGCTGTGCCACCACTTGTTCGCCCGGCTGGATCGACACCGACCACAACCCCGACAACGGCTGCGAGTGCCAGCTCACCAACGGCGGCGTCGAGATCTGCGACGGCATCGACAACGACTGCAACGGCAGCATCGACGACGGCGCCAGCATGATCTTCTATGACGGACCGACCGGCTCGATGGGCGTCGGCATCTGCGCGCCGGGAACCCGCGTCTGCCAGGGCGGCAAGCTGACCACCCAGCGCGCCCAGCAGGTGCCGGTGCCGGAGATCTGCGACGGCCTGGACAACGACTGCAACGGCAAGGTAGACGACGGCTTCGATCTGACCTCCGACCCGCGCAACTGCGGCGCCTGCGGCGTCAACTGCGGCGGCGGCAAGTGCGCGAACGGTGCCTGCATGGGCGTGGTCGGGTTGCCCGACGCCGGCGTCGGGGGCACCAGCGGCAGCGATGGCGGAACCGTGGTCGGTGGCGGCGGCGGCAGCACCGGCGCTGGGCCGAGCATGCTGGCCATCTGCGCCAGCGCGACCGGATCGTTTTGCACCGACCTGGCGTTTGATCCCGCCAACTGCGGCGGATGCGGCAAGGTCTGCGCCGCCGGCGCAGCCTGCAGCGGCGGCACCTGCGTCGATCCGACCACGGCTTGCCCGTCGCCGAAGCTGCTGTGCAAGGACAACGTCGATCCGAACAAGATCTACTGCACCGATCCGATGAACGATCCCGGCAACTGCGGCGGCTGCGGCCTGCGCTGTCCGACCGGAGTCTGTCAGGCGGGCGTCTGCCAGGGTGGCAGCGGGACCACGGGCGGCGTCGACGGCGGCACCAGCGGCGGCGGCACCGGGACCGGCGACGGCGGCACCTCGACGATGCCGATCGTCTGCGATGCGGTCAAACCGATCGCCTGTCAGTTGAACGACAACACCTGGTACTGCACCGATCTGAAATCGGACAGCGCCAACTGCGGCGGATGCGGCAAGGCTTGCCCAGCGGGCGTCGCCTGCACCGGCGGCCAGTGCGCGGGCGGTGCGGTGGCCTGCACGGCGCCGCTCAGCTCGTGCGGCAGTATCTGCACCACGCTCAGCGACGATCCCGGTAACTGCGGCACCTGCGGCACGGCTTGCGCCGGCGGCGTTTGCAGCGCGGCGATGTGCCAGGCACCGGGCGGCGGCAAGTTCGGCGATCCCTGCAAGGCCAACACGGACTGCGCGGTCGGCACCTTCTGCATGGACGAAAAACGCTTCGGCTGGATCGGCGGCGCCTGCACCGCCGCCTGTGACGCCAGCCGTCCGTGCGGCAATGGCCAGACCTGCGTGGTCATCGGCATCGAGTACGGCGGCTTCGGCACCTGCCGCCAGTCCTGCGGCACTGACGCCGACTGCGGCAATGGTGGTCGCGGTTATCTGTGCACCGCTGGCACGTGCGCGCCGGACTGCCGCACGTCGGCCGACGTTTGTATGAACGGCCAGATGTGCGACGCCACCGGCCACTGCATCACCGGCACCGGCCTTGTCTGCCCGCAACCGATGGTGACGTGTTCCACCGCGACGCAGACGCCGTACTGCACCGACGTCACCCAGGATCCGATGAACTGCGGCGGCTGCGGCAAGGTCTGCCCGGGCGTCTGCAACGGCGGCGTCTGCCAGCCGAGCGGCGTGAATCTGGGCACGGGCCTGGCGGCCTGTCCCGGCACCAACGGCGCGCCAGTTTGCGCGAACCTCTACAACGACCCGTCGAACTGCGGCGCCTGCGGGATCACCTGCCAAAGCGGCACCTACTGTCAGGGCGGCGTGTGCGCCGCGCCGCCGGCCTGTCCGCAGGCGACGTGCGTCGACGCCGCCAGCGGCAAACGATATTGCACGGACACCGCCGGCGATCCGGGGAACTGTGGCGCCTGCGGCGTGGTTTGCCCGGGCGGCACGTACTGTGGCGCGGGCGCGTGCGTTCCCGGGACGCAACCGATCAACTGTCCGGCGCCGGCGGTCATGTGCGCCGACCCGACCAACACCAAGGTCTTCTGCACCCGCACCGACGCCGATCCCAGCAACTGCGGCGCGTGCGGCAACGTTTGTCCCGCAGGTCAAGGGTGCGCGAACGCAGTCTGCGTGCCCGGCGGCACGGTCCCCGACGGAGGCACCATCGGGACGTGCGCCGACCCGGTGGCCAAGCCGTGCCCGAATGCCACCGGCTCGGGTTATTACTGCGTGTACCCGCAGAGCGATCCCGGCAACTGCGGCGGCTGCGGCATCGCCTGCCCCAGCGCCATCTGCCAGAACTATGCATGCGTTCCGGTGGGCGGTGCGCCCGATGGCGGCGTCGCGAACTGCACCGGCAGCACCAAGCCCTGCCAGACCCCCAACGGCACGTTCTTCTGCGCGAACATCGTCAGCGATCCGGGTAACTGCGGTGGCTGCGGCGTGATCTGCCCGGCGAATCAGTACTGCAACAACGCCGCGTGCACGCCGAATCAGACGATCACCTGCACTGATCCGGCGGTGCCCTGCAAAGATCCGAACGGCCTGCTCATCTGCGTCGACCTGCGCGCTGACAACAACAACTGTGGTGCTTGTGGCAAAGTGTGTCCCGCAAATATGCACTGCGCCCAGTCGGTCTGCGTCACGGGCTAG